A stretch of DNA from Myxococcota bacterium:
ACGTAGGCTTCGTCTTCCCCGAAGGCGGCGGCGGCCTCGAGCACGGCGGCGCGTGCGGCGGCGGTTCCGCCCGGAAGCGCCAGGCCGATGGCCTTGGCCGCGACCGCGAAGCGGGCGAGGTGATCGTCGAGCCGGAACACGCGACGCGCGACGATCCGGATCCCCTCGAAGATCCCGTCGCCGTAGAGCAGCCCGTGATCGGTGACGGGGATGCGCGCTTCGCCGAGCGGCATCACGCGACCGTCGAGCCAGGCCTGGGGCGCCGGGCTAGACATCGTCCGTCTCCGATCGCATCTCTCCCGAGAGACGTGCGGCGATCTCGTCGGCGGCGCGACGCACCCGGGCGTCGATCGCGTGGTCCGAGAACGACGCGAGCCGCGGGGTCGGCGCGCCGAGCGCCAGCGCGCCGAGCATGCGCCCCCGCACCAGGATCGGGGCCGCCACGACCGACAACCCGGCGATCCACTCTTCGCGGCTGCGCGCCAGGCCACTGCGTCGCGCGCGCTCGACCTGCTTCTCGAGCGCGGCCGCGTCGGCGGGCGTGCGCGCCGTGAAGCGTTCGGGGCGGGCGTCGGGCTCGACGGCGCCCGGGTCGAAGGCGAGGAAGAGCTTTCCCGTCGCCGTCGCGTGCACCGGGACCGTCGCACCCACCTGGGGCGACGCGCGCAGGAACCCGGTGCCCTCGGCCTTGTCGAGCACCACGAGCTGCCCGGCGCGGGCGGCCACGAGAAAGAAGGTCTCGCCGAGCGCAGCGGCTTCCGACGCCAACACGCCACGGGCGGCGGCGACCAGGGGCTCGCGGTCGAGGGCACCGAGCCCGAGGGCCACCAACCCGAGCCCCGGCGCATAGCGTCCGCGATCGTCGCGCTGGACCAGACCGCGCCGCACGAGCGACGCGAGCAGACGATGGGCACTCGACTTCGGAAGCCCGAGATCGCGGCCGAGTTGGGTCACGCCCAACGGCAGCGGCGCCGCGTGGAGGTGAAAGAGCACGTCGACCGCCTTCTCGACGCTGGTCAGGGCGTTCATGGGGGCTCCAGAAGAATCGAGCTGTTCTGTTATTCAGACTGCTGTTCTTTATACCGGAACAACCTCGCGCTCGCACGAATCGGTTGCATCGGGCGCAGGCCTGCAATCAGGAGACTCAGGCGTCGAGGAGGGCGACCACGCCGGTGTAGGTGAGCAGCTCGGGCCGGCCGCCGATGGGGCCCAGCTCGCAGGAACCGAACATCCCGGCCACCGGTGCGGCGCCGAAGGCCTGCTCGAGGTAGGCGGCCTCGAGGCCGGGCACCCCGAAGAAGCCGGCGCCCCGAGCGCAGCAGTCGAAATAGAGGGCGAGGCCCGGAGGTTCTTCGGCCAGCCCGGCGAGCACCGCCTTCAGGTCGTCGCGGGCGGTCTCGGGTTCGCGGTGGACGAAGGCCAGGGAATCGCCCTTTTCGAGCATGCCAGGAATTGCGAACGCATTCGCATCGGGCGCCAAGCCAGCGATGTTCCTGACCAAATAGCCGCCCGGCGCGAGCGGTGCGGCGGGGTCGCGCGGCAGCGCCGCGAAGGTGAACTGGGCGGCCCGGGCCAGGTCGTCGGCGAGCGCGGGGCCGGCCGCCTCCCGGAAGGCGTCGAGGGCGGGACGGCCCTCGAGTTCGAGGACCCACGGACCCTGGGCCTTCGTCACTGTGAGTAGCTCGGTGACCGGGCGGCAGGCCTGGGTCACCCCCACCCGCGCCCGACGGGCGCCGCGCAGCACCAACCCGGCCAACCCTCCGACGTCCAGTTCGCGTGCCGACCACAGCAGCGGCGCCTCGGAGATCGGATCGCCGGCTCCCGCACCGACCACCAGGGCGGGTCCGGCCGCCTCTCGGACCGCGCCGAGCAGGGCGTCCGGGTCGAGGGCGCGCGGGTCGGGGATGAGCACGACCAGGTCCTCGGGGCGCGGGTCGCGGGTGAGCCCGGCGCGCACCTCGTCGGCCGCCAGGTCCTCGTGGCCGGCGAGGTCGGCGAGCCAGAGGGGCTCGGCGTGGAGGCCCTGGACCGCGAGGACGCTGACCCCGGCACCACCCTCGAGTTCCTGACCCGCGCCGAGGACACCATGGGCAAGGGAGCCTACGATCGTCTCGGTGCCGAGCACCTCGCGCGCCGTGGCGACCAACCTGTCGGCGTCATCCCGATGGGCGGGCCCCGCGAACAGGAGGGC
This window harbors:
- a CDS encoding FIST N-terminal domain-containing protein; its protein translation is MTAPNRASVAAPEGPATGPAWSAGAGFSAAPGAAEATRAACEQALGGAIGRADAALLFAGPAHRDDADRLVATAREVLGTETIVGSLAHGVLGAGQELEGGAGVSVLAVQGLHAEPLWLADLAGHEDLAADEVRAGLTRDPRPEDLVVLIPDPRALDPDALLGAVREAAGPALVVGAGAGDPISEAPLLWSARELDVGGLAGLVLRGARRARVGVTQACRPVTELLTVTKAQGPWVLELEGRPALDAFREAAGPALADDLARAAQFTFAALPRDPAAPLAPGGYLVRNIAGLAPDANAFAIPGMLEKGDSLAFVHREPETARDDLKAVLAGLAEEPPGLALYFDCCARGAGFFGVPGLEAAYLEQAFGAAPVAGMFGSCELGPIGGRPELLTYTGVVALLDA
- a CDS encoding IclR family transcriptional regulator: MNALTSVEKAVDVLFHLHAAPLPLGVTQLGRDLGLPKSSAHRLLASLVRRGLVQRDDRGRYAPGLGLVALGLGALDREPLVAAARGVLASEAAALGETFFLVAARAGQLVVLDKAEGTGFLRASPQVGATVPVHATATGKLFLAFDPGAVEPDARPERFTARTPADAAALEKQVERARRSGLARSREEWIAGLSVVAAPILVRGRMLGALALGAPTPRLASFSDHAIDARVRRAADEIAARLSGEMRSETDDV